A genomic region of Trichothermofontia sichuanensis B231 contains the following coding sequences:
- a CDS encoding potassium channel family protein yields MYGSPLPAPAPGPIAAPPLDHFLVCGLGSLGEHCVMNLKQFGVEVSAIEQSPPPTWEIPELATALTHLVVGDCRQAETLKQAGIDRCRAILLVTSDEQVNLEAAFAARLLNPQVRVVVRSAKQELNQLLAEHLQNYVAFEPTQLSADAFAVAALGNDTLGYFQLEEQFLRVTRQHIPPGHPWCNQRQVQDLNTRRRRVLAHWPAGFPTSEHFYQWDPEALIGAGDTLIYIETEADRRSSLGNRLKPRAWLQRAIAYWQELLSTPRPLAHLRQQIYSLWQQGAAHQIQRVVIVCALTIVTLLFLGTTLIYQYFPAPISRYEAFQATVVLLLGGYGDIFGGVELTDPLPRWLQSFSLGLTLIGTVFVGVVYALLTEKLLTAQFQFLARRPPIPTQGHTIIIGLGRVGRQVATRLQQFKQPLVGVHSSPLPADTLPQMPLVITQDMTQVLPRLNLMTAKSVVAVTEDELANLEAVLTARAAHANANLVIRTYNRRFAENIGRLFPDAQVLCASELAAQAFATAAFGENVLTLLYFDRSTILVTEYQVETHDTLNQRLLAEVAYGYGVVPILHQRSGQTATLLPKDELRLQAGDRLIVLATIEGLQRIEQGNLLPRQWYVHIDRLPLGADHNILAEEARTIVALIAGCRINEAIALMQHSPGTLPLPLYRHQAQRLAKRLRRAGFQARVVQS; encoded by the coding sequence ATGTATGGGTCACCGTTACCGGCTCCCGCTCCAGGGCCAATTGCCGCACCCCCCTTAGATCACTTCTTGGTGTGTGGCTTGGGCAGTTTGGGTGAGCATTGTGTGATGAACCTCAAGCAGTTTGGCGTAGAAGTGAGTGCGATCGAGCAATCACCGCCCCCAACTTGGGAGATCCCGGAGTTGGCTACCGCCTTAACCCACTTAGTGGTTGGAGATTGTCGTCAGGCAGAAACCCTCAAACAGGCAGGCATCGATCGCTGTCGGGCAATTCTGCTGGTGACCAGTGATGAGCAGGTCAACCTAGAGGCGGCCTTTGCGGCCCGGTTACTTAATCCCCAGGTACGGGTAGTGGTGCGATCGGCTAAGCAAGAGTTGAATCAGTTGTTGGCAGAACATTTGCAGAACTACGTTGCGTTTGAACCAACCCAGTTGTCTGCGGATGCCTTCGCTGTCGCTGCGTTGGGCAATGATACCCTGGGCTATTTCCAACTGGAGGAGCAGTTCCTACGGGTTACCCGGCAGCACATTCCCCCAGGGCACCCCTGGTGTAATCAACGCCAGGTGCAGGACCTCAATACCCGACGGCGGCGCGTATTGGCGCACTGGCCGGCGGGATTTCCCACGAGTGAACATTTCTATCAATGGGACCCAGAAGCCCTGATTGGCGCTGGCGATACCTTGATTTATATTGAAACGGAAGCTGATCGCCGCTCAAGCTTGGGGAATCGTCTGAAACCAAGAGCTTGGCTACAACGGGCGATCGCCTATTGGCAGGAACTGCTTAGTACCCCTCGGCCCTTGGCTCACCTCCGGCAACAAATCTACTCACTTTGGCAACAGGGGGCTGCCCACCAAATCCAGCGCGTCGTAATTGTCTGTGCTTTGACGATCGTCACTTTATTGTTTTTGGGAACAACCCTGATCTATCAATACTTTCCCGCCCCGATCAGTCGCTATGAAGCATTCCAGGCAACCGTTGTCTTGTTATTAGGAGGCTATGGGGATATTTTTGGGGGGGTGGAATTGACCGATCCCCTACCGAGGTGGCTCCAGTCCTTCAGTCTAGGTTTGACCTTGATTGGCACCGTTTTTGTCGGGGTTGTTTATGCCCTATTGACCGAAAAATTGCTGACGGCCCAGTTTCAGTTCCTAGCACGACGTCCCCCCATTCCCACCCAAGGCCATACTATCATCATTGGGCTAGGGCGAGTGGGTCGGCAGGTCGCCACCCGGCTGCAACAGTTTAAACAACCCCTCGTGGGAGTACATTCTTCCCCCTTACCAGCCGATACGTTGCCCCAAATGCCTCTGGTGATCACTCAGGACATGACCCAGGTATTACCCAGGTTGAACTTGATGACCGCTAAAAGTGTTGTGGCAGTTACTGAGGATGAACTGGCCAATTTGGAAGCCGTCCTCACGGCCCGTGCTGCCCACGCCAATGCCAACTTGGTAATTCGCACGTACAACCGTCGGTTTGCTGAAAATATTGGTCGTCTATTCCCAGATGCCCAGGTTTTGTGTGCCTCAGAATTAGCCGCCCAAGCGTTTGCCACGGCTGCGTTTGGTGAAAATGTACTGACCTTACTCTATTTCGATCGCAGCACGATTCTGGTCACTGAATATCAGGTCGAGACCCATGACACCCTCAACCAACGGCTACTAGCAGAAGTGGCCTATGGTTATGGGGTTGTCCCCATTTTGCATCAGCGATCAGGGCAAACGGCCACCCTACTTCCCAAAGATGAGCTGCGGCTTCAGGCCGGCGATCGTCTGATTGTCCTAGCGACCATTGAGGGGTTACAACGGATTGAGCAAGGTAATTTACTGCCACGTCAGTGGTACGTACACATTGACCGCCTGCCACTAGGGGCCGATCACAACATTCTGGCGGAAGAAGCCCGCACGATCGTTGCCTTGATTGCAGGGTGCCGCATTAATGAGGCGATCGCCCTCATGCAGCACAGTCCAGGCACCCTGCCATTACCCCTCTATCGCCACCAAGCGCAACGTTTAGCAAAACGCTTGCGTCGCGCTGGCTTCCAGGCCCGGGTTGTACAATCCTAA
- a CDS encoding 4-hydroxy-3-methylbut-2-enyl diphosphate reductase: MDTKAFKRALQHSDHYHRKGFGHATEVAGLMQQEYQSGLIQEIRDHDYQLRRGDVTIRLAHAFGFCWGVERAVAMAYETRQHFPQERIWITNEIIHNPSVNQRLREMQIDFIPVHNGQKDFSGVAARDVVILPAFGASVQEMQLLNDKNCTIVDTTCPWVSKVWNTVEKHKKVDYTSIIHGKYNHEETIATSSFAGKYLIVLNLEQAQYVCDYILKGGDRAEFMAKFGRACSTGFDPDRDLERVGIANQTTMLKSETEQIGKLFEHTMLQKYGPVDLNQHFLSFNTICDATQERQDAMLSLVEAPLDLMVVIGGFNSSNTTHLQEIAVERHIPSYHIDSADRIGPGNRVEHKPLGQDLVVQDPWLPAGEITVGITSGASTPDKVVESVIEKIFALKAEATAVPSLLCR; the protein is encoded by the coding sequence ATGGATACCAAAGCCTTCAAACGAGCGCTCCAGCACTCCGACCACTATCACCGCAAGGGATTCGGCCACGCTACCGAGGTGGCTGGGCTCATGCAGCAAGAGTATCAGAGCGGCCTGATCCAGGAAATTCGGGATCATGATTACCAGTTGCGGCGCGGCGATGTCACGATTCGGCTAGCACACGCTTTTGGCTTTTGCTGGGGTGTAGAGCGGGCCGTGGCAATGGCCTACGAGACCCGGCAGCATTTCCCCCAAGAACGGATCTGGATCACGAATGAAATTATTCACAATCCTTCTGTAAACCAACGTCTACGGGAAATGCAGATTGATTTTATCCCGGTCCACAACGGCCAGAAGGACTTTTCCGGGGTGGCAGCGAGGGATGTGGTGATCCTGCCTGCTTTCGGGGCCAGTGTTCAGGAAATGCAGTTGCTCAACGATAAAAACTGCACGATCGTCGATACTACCTGTCCCTGGGTCTCAAAAGTTTGGAACACGGTCGAAAAGCACAAAAAGGTCGATTACACCTCTATCATTCACGGTAAATACAACCACGAAGAAACGATCGCGACCAGTTCCTTTGCGGGTAAGTATTTAATTGTGCTGAATTTGGAACAAGCCCAATACGTGTGTGATTACATCCTCAAAGGCGGCGATCGCGCTGAATTTATGGCGAAATTTGGGCGAGCCTGTTCAACAGGCTTTGATCCCGATCGTGACCTGGAACGGGTCGGCATTGCCAACCAGACCACCATGCTCAAAAGCGAAACCGAGCAGATCGGCAAATTGTTTGAGCATACCATGTTGCAAAAATACGGTCCTGTGGACCTGAATCAGCACTTCCTGAGTTTCAATACCATCTGCGATGCCACCCAGGAGCGCCAGGATGCCATGCTCAGCCTGGTTGAGGCTCCCCTCGACCTCATGGTGGTCATTGGCGGCTTCAACTCCTCCAATACCACCCATTTGCAGGAAATTGCCGTTGAACGCCACATTCCCTCGTACCATATTGACAGTGCCGATCGCATCGGCCCTGGCAATCGAGTAGAGCACAAACCGCTGGGGCAGGATTTAGTCGTCCAAGATCCCTGGCTCCCTGCCGGCGAGATCACGGTTGGCATCACCTCTGGTGCCTCTACCCCGGACAAGGTTGTTGAAAGCGTCATTGAGAAAATCTTTGCCCTCAAAGCCGAGGCCACAGCCGTCCCCTCACTCCTCTGTCGGTAA